The Lutra lutra chromosome 10, mLutLut1.2, whole genome shotgun sequence genome contains a region encoding:
- the TESMIN gene encoding tesmin isoform X5 — MEEVPLLGGMSGPEEEIVTDLFSAESPFVSENLTLKTPVVVKHEEDEFHVFKDAYLSSAEPKEPLLHAFNPPLHVDCDSQVKVELAVDGNDDEEMLPEYPSLPELSPLEDAALPVVAPQPQAYNVHFLSSLLAPHRSPAVVPLGAWAREGGAHPGVRVIPVRSMWETGAGPRSPGPEQRSETAGPGQDFPHKPFPGVEIKEAGGTIISNNPEEATFQNPLGPESCCKFPSSQEAEDASGCSHKKDSNPMVICQLKGGTQMLCIDNSGPRELKALHLVPQYQDQNNYLQSDVPKPMTTLVGRFLPVPAKLNLITQQLENGGLPSLVNGSAFPSGSALPGPPKLTLAG, encoded by the exons ATGGAAGAGGTCCCTCTGCTCGGAGGgatgtccggcccggaggaggaGATCGTGACCGACCTTTTCAGTGCAGAGAGTCCGTTCGTTTCGGAGAACCTTACCCTGAAAACCCCGGTGGTGGTGAAGCACGAGGAGGACGAGTTCCACGTGTTTAAAGACGCGTATCTGAGCTCCGCGGAGCCCAAGGAGCCCCTCCTGCACGCGTTCAACCCCCCGCTTCACGTGGACTGTGACAGCCAAGTGAAAGTGGAACTCGCGGTGGACGGCAACGACGACGAGGAGATGCTCCCGGAGTACCCGAGTCTCCCCGAGCTCAGCCCCCTGGAGGACGCCGCGCTGCCGGTGGTGGCCCCGCAGCCGCAGGCCTACAACGTGCACTTCCTGTCCTCCCTGCTGGCCCCGCACCGGAGTCCTGCTGTCGTGCCCCTGGGCGCCTGGGCCAGGGAAGGAGGTGCCCACCCGGGGGTCCGGGTGATTCCAGTAAGATCCATGTGGGAGACAGGCGCCGGACCTCGGTCACCCGGTCCGGAACAGAGAAGTGAGACCGCTGGCCCGGGCCAAGATTTCCCTCACAAGCCTTTTCCCGGG gtggaaATAAAGGAAGCAGGTGGTACAATTATAAGTAACAATCCTGAGGAAGCAACTTTTCAGAACCCTCTTGGTCCAGAATCCTGTTGCAAGTTCCCCTCGTCGCAAGAAGCCGAGGACGCCTCTGGCTGCTCTCACAAGAAAGACTCTAACCCAATG gtgATATGCCAGTTGAAAGGGGGTACACAAATGCTGTGTATAGACAATTCTGGCCCAAGAGAACTAAAAGCTCTTCATTTGGTTCCTCAGTATCAAGACCAAAATAATTATCTACAGTCAG ATGTCCCTAAACCAATGACTACTTTAGTAGGAAGATTTTTGCCAGTACCAGCAAAATTAAATCTCATTACACAACAA
- the CPT1A gene encoding carnitine O-palmitoyltransferase 1, liver isoform isoform X2, producing the protein MAEAHQAVAFQFTVTPDGIDLRLSHEALKQIYLSGLHSWKKKFIRFKNGIITGVYPASPSSWLIVVVGVMSTMYAKIDPSLGIIAKINQTLDTTCMSSQTKNVVSGLLFGTGLWVTLIVTMRYSLKVLLSYHGWMFAQHGKMSRATKIWMSMVKIFSGRKPMLYSFQTSLPRLPVPAVKDTVSRYLESVKPLMKESDFKRMTVLAEEFAVTLGPKLQWYLKLKSWWATNYVSDWWEEYIYLRGRGPLMVNSNYYAMDLLYILPTQIQAARAGNAIHAILLYRRRLDREEIKPILLLGSTVPLCSAQWERMFNTSRIPGEETDTIQHVRDSKHIVVFHKGRYFKVWLYHDGRLLKPREIEQQMQRILDDPSEPQPGEAKLAALTAGERVPWAKCRQAYFGRGKNKQSLDAVEKAAFFVTLDESEQGYRKEDPDASMDSYAKSLLHGKCYDRWFDKSFTFIVFKNGKVGMNAEHSWADAPIVAHLWEYVLATDCFQLGYAEDGHCKGDTNPNIPYPTRLQWDIPEECQEVIETSLNSASILANDVDFHSFPFHTFGKGLIKKCKTSPDAFVQLALQLAHYKDMGKFCLTYEASMTRLFREGRTETVRSCTMESCDFVLAMVDPTQTVEERLKLFKIASEKHQHMYRLAMTGSGIDRHLFCLYVVSKYLAVESPFLKEVLSEPWRLSTSQTPQQQVELFDLERNPEFVSSGGGFGPVADDGYGVSYILVGENLISFHISSKFSSPETDSHRFGKHLRRAMMDIIGLFGFGANSKK; encoded by the exons AATGGCATCATCACTGGTGTGTACCCAGCGAGCCCCTCCAGTTGGCTTATTGTGGTGGTGGGTGTGATGTCAACCATGTATGCCAAGATCGACCCCTCGCTGGGGATAATTGCAAAAATCAATCAGACCCTGGACACGAC CTGCATGTCCAGCCAGACGAAGAACGTGGTCAGCGGCCTCCTCTTCGGCACGGGGCTGTGGGTGACCCTCATCGTCACCATGCGCTACTCCCTCAAGGTGCTGTTGTCCTACCACGGCTGGATGTTTGCCCAGCACGGCAAGATGAGCCGGGCTACCAAGATCTGGATG agtatggTCAAGATCTTTTCGGGCCGAAAACCCATGTTGTACAGCTTCCAGACGTCGCTGCCACGCCTGCCGGTCCCAGCCGTCAAGGACACCGTGAGCAGG TATCTGGAGTCCGTGAAGCCTCTGATGAAGGAGTCGGACTTCAAACGGATGACGGTTCTGGCAGAAGAATTTGCAGTCACCCTTGGGCCCAAACTGCAGTGGTACCTGAAGTTAAAATCCTGGTGGGCCACTAACTAC GTGAGCGACTGGTGGGAGGAGTATATCTACCTGCGAGGACGGGGGCCACTGATGGTGAACAGCAACTACTATGCGATG GACTTGCTGTACATCCTGCCGACCCAGATCCAGGCAGCGAGAGCGGGCAACGCCATCCACGCCATCCTGCTCTACAGACGACGGCTGGACCGGGAGGAGATCAAGCCG ATTCTTCTGTTGGGATCCACAGTTCCActctgctctgctcagtgggagcgaATGTTTAACACATCGAGGATCCCAGGCGAGGAGACGG ACACCATCCAGCACGTCCGGGACAGCAAGCACATCGTGGTGTTCCACAAAGGGCGCTACTTCAAGGTCTGGCTGTACCACGACGGCAGGCTGCTGAAGCCCCGAGAGATCGAGCAGCAGATGCAGCGCATTTTGGAcgacccctctgagcctcagccgGGGGAGGCCAAGCTGGCGGCCCTCACGGCTGGAGAAAG AGTACCCTGGGCCAAGTGTCGCCAGGCCTATTTTGGACGTGGGAAAAACAAACAGTCCCTCGATGCCGTGGAAAAGGCAGCATTCTTCGTGACGCTCGACGAAAGCGAGCAGGGGTACAGGAAGGAAGACCCGGACGCGTCCATGGACAGCTATGCCAAGTCTCTCCTCCACGGCAAGTGCTATGACAG GTGGTTCGATAAGTCTTTCACGTTCATTGTCTTCAAGAACGGGAAGGTGGGCATGAACGCAGAGCACTCCTGGGCCGACGCGCCCATTGTCGCGCACCTGTGGGAG TATGTCCTGGCCACGGACTGCTTTCAGCTGGGCTACGCAGAGGATGGGCACTGCAAGGGCGACACCAACCCGAACATTCCATACCCCACCCGGCTGCAGTGGGACATCCCGGAGGAA TGTCAAGAGGTGATAGAGACTTCCCTGAACAGCGCCAGCATTCTGGCAAACGACGTGGATTTCCACTCGTTCCCGTTCCACACCTTTGGTAAAGGGCTGATCAAGAAATGCAAGACCAGCCCGGATGCCTTCGTCCAGCTTGCGCTCCAGCTGGCACATTATAAG GACATGGGCAAATTCTGCCTCACGTACGAGGCCTCCATGACCCGGCTCTTCCGAGAGGGGAGGACGGAGACCGTGCGTTCCTGTACCATGGAGTCATGTGACTTTGTGCTCGCCATGGTGGACCCCACCCAGACG GTTGAGGAGAGGCTCAAATTGTTCAAGATCGCCTCCGAGAAGCACCAGCATATGTACCGCCTGGCAATGACTGGCTCCGGGATCGACCGCCACCTCTTCTGTCTTTACGTGGTGTCCAAATACCTGGCCGTGGAGTCCCCTTTCCTGAAGGAG GTCTTATCTGAGCCATGGAGGTTATCGACCAGCCAGACTCCGCAGCAGCAGGTGGAACTGTTTGATTTGGAGAGGAACCCGGAGTTCGTGTCCAGCGGAGGGGGCTTCGGGCCG GTCGCTGACGATGGTTATGGCGTGTCCTACATCCTCGTGGGAGAGAACCTCATCAGTTTCCACATATCTTCCAAGTTCTCCAGCCCCGAGACC GACTCGCATCGCTTTGGGAAGCACCTGAGACGGGCGATGATGGACATCATCGGTTTGTTTGGGTTCGGTGCCAACTCCAAAAAGTAA
- the CPT1A gene encoding carnitine O-palmitoyltransferase 1, liver isoform isoform X1, which yields MAEAHQAVAFQFTVTPDGIDLRLSHEALKQIYLSGLHSWKKKFIRFKNGIITGVYPASPSSWLIVVVGVMSTMYAKIDPSLGIIAKINQTLDTTSCMSSQTKNVVSGLLFGTGLWVTLIVTMRYSLKVLLSYHGWMFAQHGKMSRATKIWMSMVKIFSGRKPMLYSFQTSLPRLPVPAVKDTVSRYLESVKPLMKESDFKRMTVLAEEFAVTLGPKLQWYLKLKSWWATNYVSDWWEEYIYLRGRGPLMVNSNYYAMDLLYILPTQIQAARAGNAIHAILLYRRRLDREEIKPILLLGSTVPLCSAQWERMFNTSRIPGEETDTIQHVRDSKHIVVFHKGRYFKVWLYHDGRLLKPREIEQQMQRILDDPSEPQPGEAKLAALTAGERVPWAKCRQAYFGRGKNKQSLDAVEKAAFFVTLDESEQGYRKEDPDASMDSYAKSLLHGKCYDRWFDKSFTFIVFKNGKVGMNAEHSWADAPIVAHLWEYVLATDCFQLGYAEDGHCKGDTNPNIPYPTRLQWDIPEECQEVIETSLNSASILANDVDFHSFPFHTFGKGLIKKCKTSPDAFVQLALQLAHYKDMGKFCLTYEASMTRLFREGRTETVRSCTMESCDFVLAMVDPTQTVEERLKLFKIASEKHQHMYRLAMTGSGIDRHLFCLYVVSKYLAVESPFLKEVLSEPWRLSTSQTPQQQVELFDLERNPEFVSSGGGFGPVADDGYGVSYILVGENLISFHISSKFSSPETDSHRFGKHLRRAMMDIIGLFGFGANSKK from the exons AATGGCATCATCACTGGTGTGTACCCAGCGAGCCCCTCCAGTTGGCTTATTGTGGTGGTGGGTGTGATGTCAACCATGTATGCCAAGATCGACCCCTCGCTGGGGATAATTGCAAAAATCAATCAGACCCTGGACACGAC CAGCTGCATGTCCAGCCAGACGAAGAACGTGGTCAGCGGCCTCCTCTTCGGCACGGGGCTGTGGGTGACCCTCATCGTCACCATGCGCTACTCCCTCAAGGTGCTGTTGTCCTACCACGGCTGGATGTTTGCCCAGCACGGCAAGATGAGCCGGGCTACCAAGATCTGGATG agtatggTCAAGATCTTTTCGGGCCGAAAACCCATGTTGTACAGCTTCCAGACGTCGCTGCCACGCCTGCCGGTCCCAGCCGTCAAGGACACCGTGAGCAGG TATCTGGAGTCCGTGAAGCCTCTGATGAAGGAGTCGGACTTCAAACGGATGACGGTTCTGGCAGAAGAATTTGCAGTCACCCTTGGGCCCAAACTGCAGTGGTACCTGAAGTTAAAATCCTGGTGGGCCACTAACTAC GTGAGCGACTGGTGGGAGGAGTATATCTACCTGCGAGGACGGGGGCCACTGATGGTGAACAGCAACTACTATGCGATG GACTTGCTGTACATCCTGCCGACCCAGATCCAGGCAGCGAGAGCGGGCAACGCCATCCACGCCATCCTGCTCTACAGACGACGGCTGGACCGGGAGGAGATCAAGCCG ATTCTTCTGTTGGGATCCACAGTTCCActctgctctgctcagtgggagcgaATGTTTAACACATCGAGGATCCCAGGCGAGGAGACGG ACACCATCCAGCACGTCCGGGACAGCAAGCACATCGTGGTGTTCCACAAAGGGCGCTACTTCAAGGTCTGGCTGTACCACGACGGCAGGCTGCTGAAGCCCCGAGAGATCGAGCAGCAGATGCAGCGCATTTTGGAcgacccctctgagcctcagccgGGGGAGGCCAAGCTGGCGGCCCTCACGGCTGGAGAAAG AGTACCCTGGGCCAAGTGTCGCCAGGCCTATTTTGGACGTGGGAAAAACAAACAGTCCCTCGATGCCGTGGAAAAGGCAGCATTCTTCGTGACGCTCGACGAAAGCGAGCAGGGGTACAGGAAGGAAGACCCGGACGCGTCCATGGACAGCTATGCCAAGTCTCTCCTCCACGGCAAGTGCTATGACAG GTGGTTCGATAAGTCTTTCACGTTCATTGTCTTCAAGAACGGGAAGGTGGGCATGAACGCAGAGCACTCCTGGGCCGACGCGCCCATTGTCGCGCACCTGTGGGAG TATGTCCTGGCCACGGACTGCTTTCAGCTGGGCTACGCAGAGGATGGGCACTGCAAGGGCGACACCAACCCGAACATTCCATACCCCACCCGGCTGCAGTGGGACATCCCGGAGGAA TGTCAAGAGGTGATAGAGACTTCCCTGAACAGCGCCAGCATTCTGGCAAACGACGTGGATTTCCACTCGTTCCCGTTCCACACCTTTGGTAAAGGGCTGATCAAGAAATGCAAGACCAGCCCGGATGCCTTCGTCCAGCTTGCGCTCCAGCTGGCACATTATAAG GACATGGGCAAATTCTGCCTCACGTACGAGGCCTCCATGACCCGGCTCTTCCGAGAGGGGAGGACGGAGACCGTGCGTTCCTGTACCATGGAGTCATGTGACTTTGTGCTCGCCATGGTGGACCCCACCCAGACG GTTGAGGAGAGGCTCAAATTGTTCAAGATCGCCTCCGAGAAGCACCAGCATATGTACCGCCTGGCAATGACTGGCTCCGGGATCGACCGCCACCTCTTCTGTCTTTACGTGGTGTCCAAATACCTGGCCGTGGAGTCCCCTTTCCTGAAGGAG GTCTTATCTGAGCCATGGAGGTTATCGACCAGCCAGACTCCGCAGCAGCAGGTGGAACTGTTTGATTTGGAGAGGAACCCGGAGTTCGTGTCCAGCGGAGGGGGCTTCGGGCCG GTCGCTGACGATGGTTATGGCGTGTCCTACATCCTCGTGGGAGAGAACCTCATCAGTTTCCACATATCTTCCAAGTTCTCCAGCCCCGAGACC GACTCGCATCGCTTTGGGAAGCACCTGAGACGGGCGATGATGGACATCATCGGTTTGTTTGGGTTCGGTGCCAACTCCAAAAAGTAA